AAGATCCTGTAGGTGCCTTAACAGTAGGTGAATGTAACTTTGTTATTCAAAAATATGGGTCATACCATGAGATCCTAAAGAATGTTCAAGCTGTAGATACTCTCAACGAAACTAGACGTAAGCGTGATGAAGTAAAAGGTAAATTAGAAGTTGCTCTAAAAAAAGCTTCTCATTGGAAAAAAGCATTTGAAAATGAAAACCGGATTGCTGGTAAGTTGCAAAAGAAAGTCGAACGGTATGAAATGATGTATGAAAATACAGGCGCCATTTTTAATCGTCCGAATATGAAACAACAAGTTGAAGATTTGACAAAGGTAATAGCTAGAAATCTTGTTGCTTGGGATACCTCAAAAGATAAACGTGAAGGGTTATTACCAGAAGTGTATTTGACTAATAAATATTGGTACAAGCAGTTGACTGGAGAAGAATATTTTGAGCACAAGGCGGTTAAGAAATTCAATATTGATTAATACGCAGTCCAAGGAGTGGAGGCAAAAGTGGATTATACATTTATATTTTTACTTGGTTGGCTTATAGGTGTAGTTACAGGTCTTTGTGAGAGGTTTTCAAAGAAAAGTTAATGCGTAATCCAAGGATTTAGCGCAGTAATAAGAAGGGAGTCAATTCAATGATTGTAATGTTTCAAATCCTGTTAATGGCAGTTATTTTGATAACCGCTCTTGGTGCAGTCGCAGAGAAGGATAAAGAGGCTAGAACAAACTTAACATCTATTGTATTTGCTTCTATTGCTGCATGCCTTATCACATTTGCAATATAGAGGTGTAAACCAATCGTAAGAGGAGGTAACATATGAATATCCTTGTTGGAGATAAATATAAAATCACATCGGATAAACTAAATATAACGGTAAATGAAAGCTACGAAAAATTAAATGATGAGAAAGAACCTACAGGAGAAATTGACTTCAAACCAATCGGACATTTCGGTAATTTAGTACAAGCTTGTAACTTTCTTCTAGATAGAGATATAAAAATAGGTGATGCCGAAAACCTTTCAGAATTATTTAAAGAAATACACGCAGCTAAGAAACGAATTTGTGAATCAATAAGTAACAAATAAGCGTTGTTATCCACAACTTACTGTTAATAAACTTAATAACTGTGTATATAATCATATATTCACATAAGAGGAGCGGACCAAATGAACAAAGATTACATTTTCTTTTGTCAGAATTGTGGACTGCCTCAAAGAATAACAAACTATGTGATTAAGAAATATTTTATCTCTTATGGAGTAAAAGGATTTTATTGTTCAAACTGCTGTGCTTATAACAAATTTACAGATGAAGAAAAGCAAGTGCTCTTGAATGATTGAATTAGGGGTGGAGTGAATTGGTAGCTAATAAAAGAAAGCACAAAAAACGATTGGGTAAGTTAATAAACAAAAGAATTAAAGAAGCGGATAAACAGAGAGTTGAGAGCAACTGGAGAAATATATTCGTAAAGAAAGGAATTCTAAAGGAGGAGATTCTTAATGATAAGTAAGGTTCATACTTGGAAAATGACTGAGGAAGAACGTCTTGCTTATATTGAAAAACATCCAATTATTCCAACAGAGAAGCCTAAAGGTTCAAGCTATTCAGGTGTATATGATATTCCAGCATACCGTAAGAAACAGGAAGAGAGAAGATTACGTGGGATTGAAAACAGTAAAAAGTAAAATAAAAAAGAGCCAAGGATTTCTCCTTAACTCAATGCACAAATTGATTATATCATAGGAGGGATCCAAAGGTGGGAAAACAAATATCTTTCAAACTTCCTGAAATTGATCGAAAAGAAACTCAACTTAATGTTGAAACGGCTATAGAAACATATCGTATGTACTTACTTACTATTCCAGAAGAAAAACTTCCCAAGGTGACGGCATCTTA
This genomic stretch from Metabacillus sp. B2-18 harbors:
- a CDS encoding DUF3983 domain-containing protein, which codes for MVANKRKHKKRLGKLINKRIKEADKQRVESNWRNIFVKKGILKEEILNDK